aCTTTCTTTTCTGggttttctctttgtgttgttcttgtttcttgttAGTCATGTtctatttcctgtttattttctattatcACTCCTCgtgtgtcatgtctggttttatctcctgtctttgtgtgtttccctgTTTAGTTTCCCCTTTCTTTTATCTGTCTCGTTTGTCCTCCCCTGTTAGTCCTCCGtgcacacctgttctgttttagtctcgtttgctccacccttgtgtttccctcctttctcCTTTGTCCCCCTACCTCAGCTGTGTGTCCTTGTCTTGATTGGTTCCCTGTGTATATAAACTTGTTTGCCCTTTGTTCATGTCATTGTCTCTTATCTTCACTGTTTTCCCACTGATGAGACTCTGTGTTGTTTGCTCCTGTTTCCATCTGAGTTCTTCtagtttttcatttgtgtttcatttggACTTTGTGGTTTGGATTCCTGCttgctttttggacatttcagttcatttcagttTCAGGGCCAaagtttctgtctctctgttgcACAGTATGAAGACCTTATTATCTCCTTTGACCCAAGGGTTGCGATGACACTTAGTTTGAACCAAAATTATGCAGGATCATTTCATTCAGCTGAAGACTGACTGTATGCAGACTAAACAGACAATTCATTATGTCCAAATGTAGTATTATAACTTGTTGCTTTGAcaagttttgcagttttgttttcagcattttttcataatttatgtGCTATAAACAAGTCCTCTTACCTATATGACCCTGTAAGATCCAGGTTCCCACCCCCTAAATACGACTCACAGGAGCATTTCCTAAATTAGCACACAAACCAGTGGCTGACAGAAGAGGTTGTTTTAAACTAGTGATTAACATTGTAAAATAGTCACAGTTGCACCTACACGATCAGGTTTGTAACACTCCTTGGTAAGGTTTAGACGAAAAGCTCACAGTATGGCTGAAATTAATTACGTTTGTTACTTGACGTAACTTCAGGTGATGTATACATCATACATCACATAAAATATCTCACATGACAATGTCACCATGCAGACTTTGTTGTTCCCTATATTAATGCTACAACGCCTGACTTCCCCCTTTGCTCCTATGATAGTTATGACAGCCACTAGAAGACACTgcctaataaaaaaaagtttttaaaaaaggggtcACAGTTTATGCTTGTAAAAATGGCAtgctcaaaaatgtttttttttaaaatggttttatttgattttctagCCACTTGCAGAAGGCTGAAAAACTGACACTGACATATTCCTACCTTATAAATCATCACACGCAAGCAAACGGTGCACATCCATTACACACAGATcaacattagcatttatttgATGTCATGTTTCTGTCCACCTGACAAATGTTAATCCAGCATCCACTCTCCTTTGAACTCCGTTTTGGTCTCTAACAATTCCTGATTTcagctccactatgttcactaGCAAGTTGCTTGCTTTGTCTGCTATTGTAGAGTTTTTTCGCTAAAAAACATCTGCCAGCTGCTTTTGAAAACAAGATTGATGAGTGTGGACAAAAACGGTGATGTTGCGGCCATAAAgccaaaaatttaatttgaattttgcTTTGAACTTCTAACAGTATCTTGGGGATTTGGCCCGCAAGAAATGACCTGTGTGTTGCTGCTTCTGCTCAGGTTGACCGTCTGTTAATCTGTCGCCACTGACATGGCAAtgttgaatgttgtttttactgttttatgtgACTGGTTGATTGTTAAACTGAATTGCCCTTTTGGGATAAATGAAGTTGTCTGAACCTGAATCTGAATCTTAATGCTGCATGGGTGACCGAGagcatgaaaatgttttaaaatgatatgtGTTTGTTAGAAAATATGGAATATACACTACACATTTTATTGCAAACATAACAACTGCACAATGAGGTAAATCAGATAAATGAGTGCACACATCACAATCTGCCTATTGCCTATGGATAGGAGATAAGTGTTCGTGTACATCAATGCATCTTATCACCACTGGCACATCATGACACACACCGCTCGCTTCACCTTTGACCCTCCACATACAACCCCATCTCCACAAGATCAGATTGATGTCACTGTCAGATAAAGCCCCCTAGTTGAACTTGTGAAATCATATCATGGGCGCAGTATTTTTTACGATATGCTCTTTGAGAGCAGACTGTATTGATTGTGGCTGCAATTTAGAGGCAGCCTCAGTTAATGTCTGACATAAAGAGCATAGCGGTATTAGTTGGCAACTTCAAATCAGTTCACATTTCCTCAACATGAATAATGAATTGTGGTCTGGTGGTAACGGTAACAGTAATACAAACCAGACAGGAACTTTGCATAGAACTATAACTAAGCTGCACAGACtttgaacacaaacacattgcTAGAAATATGCTGCTGATAAAGAAGCTCCAGGTCACTcaagcaaatgtgttttatcttgGATTGATTCTTAAAGAGAACTTAAAGTCAGGAATCCTGAaagacatttctgcaaaaaaaggctTTAGCTCAGGTCTGGTAAATACTGCTGTGGTGCTGCATTTAAGTCAACAATTTCTTCCCTTGAACTTTGTTCCTTGATATGAAACCAGAGAGAAATCTTTCTACTGCAGGCCCCAAAAAAGACGCAAGAAATGAACTTCAGGGCAGCTGAGGTAATCAGAGCTCGTTTCTGTCCTTGCTTCCCTCCATCTTCCATCCATTCCAGTACATTAGAACAAGTAATTGCCAGAGCTGGCTTTGTTGGGAGGGGATTGAAGAAAAGTACAGCGGACTCTTTAAGTGCAGccagtctgcacacacacaatacacagaCACAGGTGCACAAATTATCCTGCAGGTATGAAGACGTTGCATGTGCAAGTGTAATGAAGGAGACTGTTGACAATACACAACCTGAACTTGTTAGCATGCAAACATACGCACACGCTGTCCTGAAAGAATTATCAGCCGGACCCTGTCCtttagtacacacacacacacacacacacgcacacacagacgcagTGTATTTAAAGGGCTGGGCTTAGACTCTCGCTCTCACACTGTGACAAGCACACCTAAAGGCAAACCACTACCtccatttcaaacaaaaatgcctGCAGACTACAATGGACGTTGGGAGATGGTGACCAACGACAATTTTGAGGATGTCATGAAGGCCCTTGGTAAGTTGCGCGTTTTCCTTAATGCTAAACTGTATGAAAAGGGAGATTGTGGCATGGTAACCATCAAAATCAAttaaaactttgcatttaaaGATGCAGCCAAGTAGGGAGCTAAAAATGTGGGACACATGTGACAGAAAGAGTGATAGAACAGCGttaggaggaggagagagaggaaaaaagaggaatgcTGTGGCACTGCTTCATTTCCTCATTGAGCCGCTGTCAGGCCAAGTTAACCTCCACTCTGTGAGCGCTTGCCGTCTGTTACAGCGCCAAATAAATATTGATTCACTCCATTCTGATTTTCCATCCTCCCGATCAGGAGAAAAGGAAGACAGATTCGACCCTGGATCAGGCAGCGGGGCAGCTCGtcataaaagagagagagagacagagaaatagagacagagagcatctttctctctcctccttttggCGCGCCATTGATCAGGCCCAGAAACACTTTCATTATTCACGACTCTATCTGCAATTCATAAAACAACCCCGGTACACTCAGCTCGCGCAAAATCCGGGGAAATCCTGAATGCCTCCACCTCATTTCCATTGAGCGGATAGGAAAATGACATCCTTATGGAAATGggtcaaaaatattatttagatGGGTAAATATAGGGGCCTCGTCTGTAAGAGTGATGGGGAGAAATTGAATTTTTACGTTAAGGCAAATGGGATATGAATATCTAAACGGTCGGGGCGTGTGGATCTCGGGGCCCTGGCGCTTAACGGGGCGGAGGAACTCATTTGACTCGGGGGCAAGGTcatttttaaagggtaaatGAGACTGTCAAATGGACCAGTAGGAGAGGAATCATAATAAGTGGCCTGGAGTGTctcatgtgtgtctgtggttgtgtgctttagtgtgtctgtgcacaTAAGAATTGAGTGTGTCAAAAACATCCCCACATGATTCATGCTGCCACCACTGACTTTTAATCCCTTTTGCTTGCAGATATCGACTTTGCCACCAGAAAGATAGCCTCCCACCTGCATCAGACGAAAGTGATTGTCCAGAACGGAGACAAGTTTGAGACGAAGACTGTGAGCACCTTCAGAAACTACGAGGTCAACTTCACCGTGGGAGAGGAATTTGAGGAGCACACAAAGGGCCTGGACAACCGGAAGGTCAAGGTGGGACTACTTTCTTGGATTTTGCACTGAATTGAACTAAGAAAGTCTCTCACTTTTGAATAATAAccttcaaaaaaatgtttttttgtatgcttGTGTGCTGATATCAGACTCTGGTTACCTGGGATGGGGACAAGCTGATATGTGTTCAGAAAGGGGAGAAAGAAAACCGTGGCTGGAAACATTGGATCGAGGGAGACCTGCTACACCTGGTGAGAGAAAGTGTGACACCTGTTACTAAATCATGGGAGtgttataaaaatgttgctATATCTGCCAGGAAACTGGCTGTAGCTACAGCAGTAGCTTGCAAATCCAGTCTCTCAATTAGCCACACTTTACTACAAagtaaacacaatttaaaagagaaaacactttCTGTCGTATGGTGCTTAATTAAATACATTCCCAACCCTTAGCTCAGATTAGATCTTcgcaataacaataaaaaaagataatgagtCCCTATCTAAAACACATAGATATAATGATGCCTGATTGCGTAACTGAGAGATACATCTGTTGCATCATGTTGGACTCGCAGTCTAAAGGtctgtttcttcttttgcaGGAAATCACTGTGCTCGACAAAATCTGCCACCAAGTATTTAAGAAGGCCCAATAAGATGGAGATTAAAACTGTctattgtgtgtttctgcatgtttctgCCTATTTATAATGTAATTGTGAAAACCTGTAATGGCTTGATTTAATatcttttaattatgttttttaattaaaatatgtcagaCAATTGTAGAGCaagtagtattatttttttccatgttaagGTCCAGCTTCTCTCAGTTCCTGTCTATACTTTTCCATTATAAGTACTAAAAACACTCCTGTCATTACAGACATTCatacagataaaagaaaattgaatttaaaaaaataaataaatgagattaaaaaataataataaattaaatacaaatacaggCTACATATTGGCTATTGATATTTAAGATTAGGCATGCATACATTAAATATAGTTATACAAGTTTTGGGAATTTACCTTTGCACTTAAAGATTTCTCTTAAATATGTTCAGAATATTTCTACTATGAAGAGGGCGCTGATGATGCActacaaaaaaagtgccaaaaataaaactagTTAAAGTTTCAACTTCAATCTAAAATTCTCTGAAAGGTTTACatcatacaaaaaaacccaaaaagaacATGTTACCCGTTGTCATAATTCCCATTTGGTTCGCTAAACTGTAAGTGAAGCTGTCCGGTTGCTGTCGtgtagtttgtgtattttttgcagtgtaaagTAGCTCGCGCTCACAGGTACAACATGTTCTGCCGGATCTTGAGCTGCTCCCGCAGGAAGCGCTGCAGGATCCACGTCGCCAAAACAAGCTGCGTCAAGtcaaaacagcagagagagttTTCAACCggaaaacaaacattgtttcttcaaaataaaagtcttaagGCCAGCTTTTACggccaagaacaataaaagaaaaggttATCTAGAAATGTTCAGATATCTAGACAAAAACTGGGTCAACACCTGTTATTACAAATATATTACAGTTTGGTATGCAAATTgtgcaataaaatacaatttactgttgttgcaaaatataaatgtaagcATCTACTATAGCTTATAAATGCTGGTGTATAATGTCCAGACAACCAGCTCTCCCATGTGCCCTTGCACATTAGCTTTCCTTTTTACATTAACAGTTTGACCTTTATGCAGAcaatgttattgtttattttttgtttatatgaaGAAACATATTGGCTAACTATTATTTATATTCTTGAGTTAAGAGCCTTTGGATATCGGAGTCAAaatttttgtttgcataatATTTTGTTATGCTCTAATAATTGCTCTGAATGTAATTATTACAGCACAGGAAATTAATACAACCAGCaacaacaactactactactactgctactactactattacgcCTActatatactactactactaacactattactgctactactactacgactAGCAATACTACTACAAGCTACTGCTACCACTAATACTTGTACTACAAATACCACTACTGCtaactacttctactactaccactaccaatactactactgctaatacTACTACCactatgaataataaaataataccaataatagaaataataataataagattattattattattactactactcattattagttatttttgtaatgttaCTTTAAGTTGGTTTTATGTAATTTGTTTCACGTTTGAGAGAACTAAGCgctttattgtgaaaatatataCAGGAAGTCATTCTGTTTGCATTCTTGCATTTGGTTGCAAAACTTTATCCACGGAGTTTCTCAGCAGAAGCCCGACGAGGGCAACAGGGAAGCCGGTCATTTTTGTGGACAGCACAGCAAAGACTCCCTGACGTGGAAACATGGTAGgaggacaaaaacacagtcaACATGTTTGACCATAACTATCTCTGCTTGTTGATgctttttgacgttttttttgtctgtgtgacGCGGCACCATGTGCGTGCAGTCACTATCCATTGACCTTACCTGCAAAGCTGTAAACTCCATTTAAAACAGACAGCATATGTATAGTAGGTAggtactgcaaaaaaaaaaacaaaaaaccataAACTCCAAAtacttaacaaaaacaaaaagtagcaCTAGACaacattttactttctttgaCAAAGTTTTTTGGATTCGTGTATTTCGAAATTGTCAGCGTTCATTCATCCCATTAAaagcagacaaataaaaagtccaCTCATTACACGGACATGATTAGACTTGAAAGGATCCAGTCATTGTGGAGCAGGCATGCAGATAAAATGTGGAATGGGAAGTATCAACAGACACGCCCCTCCACAACAAGCTGCAGAACCTGAAACAGAAGAGCAAGCAGCCTTTTATTACAAATGTTTCCACATTAcaacatggaagacaatgaattAGAAATGTCTACATGACATATGGACTATGATAGTTAACCTTTTTGTTGTCTTAATGTTATGTACACACCACTTGTCCTaagggtcaaaaatgacccgcCTTCACTaaacctgtaaaataaagcaaCTTGATTGAACTTTAAACCccaaatctattttgcatgaAGAAACAGCCTGCGATTCATCACAAACTTTGTGAATATCTTGGTTTTCCCTCTTCACAGTgcacaaaaactgcatttaatcaGTGGAATCCATTCGATTTTATCACAGCACacctttcatttttgttttcctatcacgtttattgttataattattattgcatAAGGTACTGCGCAggtgtaaacatatttttgcaagaTATATTACTTGTGTAGCTCAATAAAGTagagaaaatgtgcaaaaagtagttttgaatgcattttattaaagGGGAACCATCACAAATTTAGCAATATATAGTATAttaccccaatttctcagttttgagatcaataaagtatatctatctatctatctatctatctctctattaTACTGCACAATGAGGACAGTATGTAAGTTTGTGTGTATGGATTTTGCAGAAATATTTCTGCGTGTGTAACTGCTGCATCAAAAATGACCCCTACGACAAGATTTTTACTCTTTTGGGTGTACAGCTTTCATGGAAATATGAACACAGgcaatgtttcacttttttttacctatGCTGTTAAACATTGTGAAGGTCATTTTTGACCCCTAAGACAacttaaaggttaaaaacaggcagcttattgtgctttttttacaATCTGCTGGGGAAAAACATCGACCATTGTTGAGAGAAGCTTATAAGTCACCTGATTATTTGAcc
The DNA window shown above is from Plectropomus leopardus isolate mb chromosome 5, YSFRI_Pleo_2.0, whole genome shotgun sequence and carries:
- the LOC121943047 gene encoding retinol-binding protein 2-like; the encoded protein is MPADYNGRWEMVTNDNFEDVMKALDIDFATRKIASHLHQTKVIVQNGDKFETKTVSTFRNYEVNFTVGEEFEEHTKGLDNRKVKTLVTWDGDKLICVQKGEKENRGWKHWIEGDLLHLEITVLDKICHQVFKKAQ